A genomic stretch from Corynebacterium kutscheri includes:
- a CDS encoding iron ABC transporter ATP-binding protein: MITLEKVAKNYNGEVQIGPVSLEIPAGGITALVGPNGAGKSTLLTMIGRLLDLDEGVINVAGFDVSSTKSADLAKVLSILRQENHFITRLTVRQLVGFGRFPYSKGRLTAKDEEIISRYIDFLNLKELENRYLDQLSGGQRQRAYVAMVLCQETDYVMLDEPLNNLDIAHSVEMMKHLAHAAAEFGRTIIVVLHDINFAARYAQHICAVKDGQIVAFGLVEEIMKDEILSDIFNTDITVIDGPGGLLACYH; this comes from the coding sequence GTGATCACACTTGAAAAAGTCGCAAAAAATTATAATGGTGAGGTTCAGATTGGGCCGGTGAGTTTGGAAATTCCCGCTGGTGGTATTACTGCACTTGTGGGCCCGAATGGGGCGGGAAAATCTACTTTGCTTACGATGATTGGCCGTCTGCTTGATCTCGACGAAGGCGTTATTAATGTTGCTGGCTTTGACGTAAGCAGTACCAAAAGCGCTGACCTAGCTAAAGTACTTAGTATTTTGCGGCAGGAAAATCATTTTATTACTCGTCTTACTGTGCGGCAGCTGGTAGGTTTTGGCCGGTTTCCTTATTCGAAGGGGCGGCTAACGGCAAAAGATGAAGAGATTATTTCTCGTTATATCGACTTTTTAAATCTTAAAGAACTAGAGAATCGCTATCTTGACCAGTTATCTGGTGGTCAGCGTCAGCGTGCTTATGTGGCCATGGTGTTATGCCAAGAAACCGATTATGTCATGCTCGATGAACCACTGAATAACCTCGATATTGCGCATTCCGTAGAGATGATGAAACATCTTGCTCATGCTGCTGCAGAATTTGGCCGCACAATTATTGTGGTGCTGCATGATATTAATTTTGCAGCTCGGTATGCTCAACACATTTGTGCAGTCAAAGATGGTCAAATAGTCGCTTTCGGTTTAGTTGAAGAGATTATGAAAGACGAAATTTTAAGCGACATTTTTAATACTGACATTACAGTTATTGATGGCCCTGGCGGATTGCTAGCCTGCTACCATTAA
- a CDS encoding iron chelate uptake ABC transporter family permease subunit produces the protein MDKAVVTETPALAGFKKEASKNIRRSGAFINARAKLTYWVLFTVITTLALLFAFGLLAYGNPVPFGTPQFWLIAQRRMNAVIAMAVVALCQSLATVAFQTVTNNRIITPSIMGFESLYRALHTSTIFFFGVVGLNNARTLEMFIVQLVLMVGMCLVLYSWLLTGKNSNMHAMLLVGIVIGAGLGSVATFMQRLLTPSEFDVLTARLFGSVNNADPSYYPVAIPLCLTAGILILLSARKLNVLALGKEAAGNLGLNHKRLSIYILVLVSILMATSTALVGPMTFLGFLVVTLTYQLAGTFDHRYLFPMSISLGFLVLTSAYFIMNHVFYAQGVVSIIIEFVGGSAFLIVLLRRGRL, from the coding sequence ATGGATAAGGCAGTAGTAACCGAAACCCCTGCTTTGGCCGGTTTCAAGAAAGAGGCGTCGAAAAACATACGTCGATCGGGTGCCTTTATTAATGCTCGAGCAAAGCTAACCTATTGGGTACTTTTTACGGTGATTACCACCTTAGCTTTACTTTTTGCCTTCGGTTTGCTGGCATATGGAAATCCAGTACCTTTTGGCACTCCGCAATTTTGGTTGATCGCACAACGACGTATGAATGCCGTAATCGCGATGGCAGTAGTAGCGTTATGCCAGTCCCTAGCGACGGTAGCTTTTCAAACAGTAACAAATAACCGCATCATCACCCCATCGATTATGGGATTTGAATCCCTATATCGAGCTTTACATACCTCAACTATTTTCTTTTTTGGCGTGGTTGGACTTAATAATGCCCGCACCTTAGAAATGTTTATTGTGCAGCTCGTGCTTATGGTGGGCATGTGCCTAGTGCTTTATTCGTGGTTATTGACCGGAAAAAACTCTAATATGCATGCAATGCTACTGGTGGGCATTGTTATTGGTGCTGGTTTAGGCTCAGTAGCTACATTTATGCAGCGGCTGCTAACCCCAAGTGAATTCGATGTACTGACCGCTCGGTTATTTGGATCAGTCAACAACGCTGATCCCTCGTATTATCCGGTAGCCATTCCACTATGCTTAACCGCCGGAATTCTAATTCTACTAAGTGCACGAAAACTTAATGTTCTTGCTTTGGGTAAAGAAGCTGCCGGCAATTTAGGACTTAATCACAAACGGCTCAGTATCTATATTTTGGTGCTTGTTTCTATTTTGATGGCTACTTCTACTGCACTGGTAGGGCCAATGACTTTTCTTGGTTTCTTGGTGGTTACTCTGACATATCAATTAGCCGGTACGTTTGACCACCGATACCTTTTCCCGATGTCTATCAGCCTTGGTTTCTTAGTGCTTACCAGTGCATATTTCATCATGAATCATGTCTTTTACGCTCAGGGCGTGGTTTCGATCATTATCGAATTTGTAGGCGGAAGTGCATTCTTGATTGTCCTACTAAGGAGGGGACGACTGTGA
- a CDS encoding ABC transporter permease: MIDTSTRESTSTHITRGKLFDVKLIIGIAVVIGLLILSLMTGEYDILNHADGWDIFGIVRIPRTIALVLSGAAMAMSGLVMQLITQNRFVEPTTTGTTEWAGLGLLFCMVVFPSTSVLGRMVCAVLFAFIGTMVFFLFLRKVSLRSSLVVPIIGIMLGAVVSAVSTFFALKTDTLQSLGIWFQGSFTSVYKGQYEVLWIVLFVVLMVFFYADRLTIAGLGEDIATNVGVNYQRMVIIGTGLIAVATGVVTVVVGSLPFLGLIVPNLVSMFRGDDLRSNLPWVCLSGIALVTVCDLLARTLISPFEIPVSVILGMVGAIVFVTLIVRQAKNG, from the coding sequence ATGATTGATACTTCGACGCGTGAGTCTACTTCTACGCACATTACTCGAGGCAAGCTTTTCGACGTCAAACTCATCATTGGTATTGCCGTTGTTATTGGCCTGCTTATTCTTTCACTCATGACCGGCGAATACGACATTTTGAATCATGCTGATGGCTGGGACATCTTCGGTATTGTTCGTATCCCACGCACTATTGCGCTTGTATTATCTGGCGCTGCAATGGCTATGAGTGGTCTAGTCATGCAATTGATTACCCAAAACCGTTTTGTCGAACCAACTACCACGGGTACGACTGAATGGGCAGGATTGGGATTACTTTTTTGCATGGTTGTTTTTCCTAGCACCTCAGTTTTAGGGCGCATGGTTTGTGCAGTTCTTTTTGCCTTTATCGGCACGATGGTATTTTTCCTTTTTCTACGTAAGGTCAGTTTAAGATCCTCTTTAGTCGTGCCGATTATTGGAATTATGCTGGGGGCGGTAGTTAGTGCGGTATCAACTTTTTTCGCACTCAAAACCGACACATTGCAGTCACTAGGAATTTGGTTCCAAGGAAGTTTTACCTCGGTATATAAAGGCCAATATGAGGTGCTATGGATTGTATTATTCGTAGTTCTTATGGTGTTCTTTTACGCCGATCGGCTTACTATTGCTGGATTGGGAGAAGATATCGCAACCAATGTGGGCGTGAACTATCAGCGCATGGTGATAATTGGTACTGGTCTTATCGCCGTGGCAACCGGTGTAGTAACCGTGGTGGTGGGGTCGCTACCATTTTTAGGTTTAATTGTGCCCAATTTAGTATCAATGTTTCGTGGCGATGATCTGCGCTCTAATCTTCCCTGGGTATGCCTAAGCGGTATTGCTTTGGTTACTGTGTGCGATCTTCTTGCCCGAACTCTTATTTCACCATTTGAAATTCCGGTATCAGTAATCTTAGGCATGGTCGGCGCCATTGTATTTGTTACTTTGATCGTAAGGCAGGCCAAAAATGGATAA